The nucleotide window CACAACGCACGTCATCGTCGGTGAATCCAAGACGGTGGCTTTTGTGGACCGACCAAGTTCTGCCATAATGGATGGTGCATCGACAAAGGAAGTTCAATCGAAGTTGGTGTTGTCTCCCGAGGTGACCGGTATTGGTCGAGACACGGCGAGGTGACTCTGCCTTGGACATGCTCCTTTTTTGCTTTGTAGTTGTGCTGTAGGTGGTGGCTATCTTCGTACTAGCCTTGATGTGGAGTTTGCAGTAAGCTCTTCTGTTCTGCATTTTATAAAAGTATGGTTCGCATTCACGTACTCTCAAAGTTTTATTTAGGACCTCAGAAACTGTCATATCAACCCGCAGCGGTGGTCTCTTTGTTGCTACTGGAACAAGGTTGGTGGTCCGGCGACGGCAAGTTTTGGTGTTCTTCCCCGGCAACAGTCGCGGGATTCGCTGGATTTGGATCTAGTTCAGCGTGGGGAATGTCCCCGGCCGACTTGCCACAGCGTAAAGTGCCTGTTCTACAGGCATGTTCTTCGGTTCACAACGCCTTGATGGCTATGGCATTGGCCTGGATTTCGGCTTGTTGgttctctgtcgctttctctggTGTGCACCTCGGTGATGCCGGCGAACGAGGACGGTTTCACATCAGTTTGTTTGCAGGGACCCCAAAGGACTTACTTGTAATATTCTTATATTTGAGGTTTTTTTGCAAAGTTTCCTAGACACCTGTTAGTCCTGGTTTTTCTGTACGTTTCACATGATGTACTCTTtttatctatatctatacctactaataaagtaAGGTACGTTTCTCCAATTTTTTCATTCGTTCATCGTCGAAATTTATTTTTCCATCCGAGGTCGTACTACATTTTTATGCATCTCTTTTTTAGCAATCCATAATTTCGTACTAGGCCCGCACTCACTATGGCCCAGCGAATCCAGCCCACTTATTTGCCTGCCCATGTACCTGCAAAAATCCTATTTCTCGCACCTGCGCGGTACATACTCTGAGTTCACACAGGGCGCCCAAGACTGGGACGGCCCATTTTGTTTTTCCGtccaaatttatttttatttttaccttattttttaattcaaaaatttcaaaaaaaattcggAATTTAAATTTTTGTAAATTTTTGAAAAATATTCGAATTACAATATTGTCTTCCCGTTTTCAAAAATGTCTGCAACATTAATTTATTTTCTCGTCCCAATTTTTTTAAATTCAGAAATATCCCAAAATTGTTTGTGATTAAAACCttttattttaaaaaatattcaaaaTTTTAAATATATTCTTATTTTAGTAAATGCTTACAGATTCGATATCATGTTCACGTTTAAAAAAACATTTAAAATTGTTCTGAATGTTCAAAACATGTTCCGTTTTCAAAAGTCgttcacaaattttaaaaatgtttggGTTATGATAAAAGGTTCGTGTCTTCAAAAAATGATGTTGTTTCGAATTTTGTTTATATTTTTCCAAATTGGACGGAATATTAAAAACATGTTcgtaatttcaaaaaatgttcacgtttCAAAGAATATTCGGTTATTCATAAATCCGACATTGCACTATGTTCTTAAATATTCATGCTGGCCATTGGTTAGCAGTAGGCGTTTTTGCTATGGTTAGCGGCACGTGGTCGGGTCTTTGAGGTCATGTGTTCAATCATTCAACACGTCATTTTTTGGATTATTACTCGTGTCTTGTAAACACAGGTTATTTCGGTGCTTGTGAGTGGGCTGGCCTAGACACGAACTGTTGTGCGTCTCACGCGCTATTTGACGCAACTAGCGTCATGTAGTAGCTCCCACGCAGCTGCcttaagaaaagaaaaaaaatcatggcGATCCTGTTTCTATGAGTGCTTCAAAAACAGGATCACCACGATTTATGAAGTATACTGAACATTGCACACAGAAGCTACCATCTTTACCCCCCTAAATTCTTTTGCTTTTTAAAAGCATCACAAATATTGATTGTACAAGACGATGCTTTTTAAGTTCTATGAGAGAATATATTCATCTTTGTGTATTTACGTCAGCCTCTTTAAGTGTGAAGGAAGAATATTGTCGCTGGTGAAGTTATGCTTGATACTTAATTTTTTTTTTTGCACAAAAAGTGGCTCATAATACTTCACTAAATCCTTCCTCTGTGGTTGACCGCGTAGGGCTCATCTTTGGTAATCTTTACATGCATTTTTTCTCTTCCGTGGCAACACATGGACACTTAGCCAGTAGTAAAGATAGTTAAAATATACATAAAACAAACAATAGTTTTGTGCACCAATAGGATCTAAAAGGTTATTAATTCTATCGGCAAAAAGAAATAACAATTGTGAGAGAACCTTGTGCAATTTCATGAAAACTGTGAGAGTACTTGGTGAGTCATCATCTAATAGTGTCTTAAGATCAATCTTATcttacctactaataaagcaaggttcGTTTCTCTAAAAATTTTCATCCGTTCATCATCGAAAAGATTTTTATTCTATCcaaggtggtactaaatttttaTGCGTCCGTAAAAGAAAAACAGTTTTGTTCCGAAATTTTTACGTGGGCCGCACATGCTTCGGCCCAGGAAAGCAAGCCCGTTTCTTTCCTGCCCGTTCATCTGAAAAAACATTATATACCGCACAGCGCGGCAAATAGTTAAAATTAGGCACATGGCGCCAAAATTGGATCCGCCCGTTTTCGTTTTTTTCTCTATTCTGTTTCtgtttttattttccttttattcttcttttttatatttttctttccaagtttatttttatttttctattttttcatAAATTCTGTTTTTCATTTATTTCAGAATTCCATTTTTTGTTTAAATTTTCGTAAAATCAGCAGAATTCAAAATTTTGCACCAATTTTGAAATATGTTTGGATCTTTAAATTTTTTATACTGATTCCatttttttcaaatttaaaaaatgttcgaATTTTTAAAAAAGTGTTTACGTTTTCCAAAACGGTTTGAGATTTTCAAAATAAATCGTATTTTAGAAAATGATACAAATTCGAAAATATTCATGCTTATTGAAGTGTTCAAAAATTTAAAGTAATCTTTGTGTTTGAAAAACATGTTTAAAAAATTGTTTTCAATGTTCAAAACATGTTTCCGTTTTCACAAATTTAAAAAAATTATTTTCTTAAATGGtggttcatgttttcaaaacatgTTTGTCAAATTTTAAAAACCATTTCAACTTTTGTTCATATTTTTCAAAATTTAATGAAATTTTCAAAAACAATGCTCgcatttttttagaaaaagaaTTAGGATTTAAAAATTGTTCATATTTCGAAGAATAATCAGAATTTCATaatttttactttattttttgAAAATCTCAAAAAAGATAAACAATGAGAAAATGTTTCGACTGTTACGCTACATTATTTTCTTAAACATTCGTTTTGGCCATTTTTTAGCAAGACCTGTTTGTTCGAATGACAATCAGCACGTGTTCGAGATAATGAGGTCATGAGTCTAATCTTTCAACTCAGTGGTTGTTTTAGATTTTTATTCGTGTGTTACAAACACATGTCGTTTGGTTAATTGCCAGTGGCCTAACCCGGACGCGAACTGTTGTGCATTCCACTTGCCATTCGATGATAAAAGAGAATATGTTGGTTGGCTATAATTAAAAGAAATTACAGGCACATGCCAATAAAAGAGGATATGTTGGTTTGGCTCTGATTAAAAAAATGTAGGCAAGTAAGCGCTAAGACTACCTGGTTATGCGCCGATTATGGCAATGAAATGGGATTCACTAAATTAGTAATCCATCCGATTACGCCCTTGTAGGAGAGTGTCATCGAAACAACTATGCCCCGAAGGTCACCGTGCAGCCACAAAATGAGCAGGCAACCTAACCTACACACGGAGGCGGACCCGAAGGAAAAAAAGGGCGCGAGTTGAGTGGTGCCCACCACACCGACCAACCCCACCACTATGAAGATCTCGCGGGCCAAACATGACCCGTGGGAACACCGCAACTCTTCGCTATGTCGCCCCACCGCTGCGGAGACCATTTTGATGGACACATCAATTAGCTCTCTCGATGCTTCTTGCAAAAATAAAaatctcccgttgcaacgcacgggcatatgtgctagtccTAATAATACCAAAAGACTAGTGCAGAATTTTGCATACAGAAGATATCAACTAACATGTAGAAATATATAGAACGTATATGATGGCCTGTCTATTCAATCAAACAGCAGTTAGGCGCATCTCCTTGAACACCACAACAATTTTTAGAAAGTAGCAACAAATATATGCTTGTAACTTTCTTGTGATTTAAAAATTATTTACCACCTGGTTGTTTCCACCAGAACAGTAGATGAAACTAGAGTTAGACCACAATGTATGGTAGAGGTGGGAATGGAAAAACCAAGTGTCCCAGGAGTAACTTGTATTACAAATAGGACATGCTATGCAAATGCAAGGTGAGAATGGACGATGCAAACTGCAGAAGAATTTAATTAAACCGTTGGTGTTACAGGGTTGTGAATACACTGATAGAGAAAGTAAccctacactactctaatgctgTTGGCCATGGACAGCGCCGACGGGCACAGTCGCCAACTTTGAAGGAAAGGGAAATACATGGAAGCAAATTTGTTGAAATAAAAACAACCCTAGTACGTAGCAACACCACACAGCATCTAGTCTAACTCTCTCGATCATCCGTCGAGTGACTGACTGGGGGCCCCTTTGCAGGATCATGGATACTGCCTGCAGGATGTTGCCTGCAGAATTGGGTAGATAGTTGAAAGCGCTTCCCCCACGGTGCTCACCCCGATGTTCAATCCAATGAGGTATTGTGCGTCGTCTCCGGACGCCCAATCGCCGGTGACAGCCCAATATGATATTGAGCAGCTAATGTCAGACCAGTTGACCACCAACCGGGCTAGTTTTTCAGAAAGGAATACTGGCTTGTCTGAATTCCAGTGTTGCTCCACGTGGTTCCTGATGGGGAAAAACCGGTGGCCCTCGAGAAACATTACCAGCAGTCCTGCTGCTGACTTCTTAAGAGCTTTCTTTGTTCTCTTGGTTCCGAAGTTAGACCAATAGAGCGCTGTAACCGCCTGCTCTGCCGCAGTTTTCCCTAATGGCACGTACTGAAGATTCTTCCATCCTCCTACCAGAGTCTTGTAGCTACTGTCGAAACCCAGCGGAATTGGATTCTCGAAGAATCCCTCCGCTCCCGCAAACGCATGCCAACGACCAGTGCGAAAGGTGAAATAGCCGAGCCAATACCTGTTGTCTGGCCGTATAGCCATCGCGATGGCTTCATGACCATTTCCTCCAGGTAGTGGAAGGCCCCTTAGAAGCTGGAAGATCCATGGATGTGGCGGCAGGTGAAGTTGTTGTGGCGGTAATACCGGGTGAAAAACTATTTGTGATGCTCTTGTGAGGTCTGCCGTTTGGTCCAACCAAATAGGCACCTCAATGTAATTGGTTGTTTCCAGTTCGAACGTTCTTGCATACGATGGCTGACCCCATGCTTGTTGTCTGCAAAGGAAATTAATTAGGGAACAAGACAAATATTTCATTTGATATATGTATGTAAAGGAAAAATTAAAGGTTTGCTGGCGGGCATTACCTGGAAGGGGCTATCAGCAAGCATGAACACTACAAGACTTGCAAAGAAACCCATGGCAAACTGCAATACGCAAAAGTGATCATTAGTAGGCAGTAATGCCTGTTTTCTTTTTAactttccccccccccccccccccccccccaaaaaaaatcCTAGCACCTATTCTGTCGGAACGTCATAGAAATTGAGCCTAAAATTGCAAAATATTACTCACCAATGCTACCTATAAGTGATAAAAAAATGTTCTATATAGGGGAATCGCTCACCTGGGCTGGCCCATGCAGTAGGGACCTCCTATAGTGTGCGAGCTGGGAGAAGACGCAGCGTGCACTTTTGGGGCAGCACATACCTAGGCGGCCTGTTTTATAAATTTCGTTTTTTATTTTCCATTTTTTTCTCTATAAAAAGttataaaaataataatttttAAATAAAATGTTGTGGATTCAATTCGCGATTTTGTAAAAAAGTTCGcttattcaaaaaatgtttgaaaTTTTGAAACAAATGTTCAGGAAATCAAAACAAATTATCATTTAAAAACAgttcatgtattaaaaaatgttaatgaaATTGAACAAAATTTGGCCAATTCAAAAATGATTCATGAATGGAAAATATCTGAATAAAAAAACTGTTCACAACATACAAAATAGTTAATCATTCATAAATTGTTCACTGATTCAAAAAAATATTATGCATTTAAAAATTTTGTTAAAAAAAtatttgtgaatttgaaaaattgTTTCACCAATTTCCAAAAAAAATGTTCGCCGACTCAAGATGCCGCCCGCTTTGATCAAGCGGCCCTCCGGTGGGTCAAATCACCTTCCAATAACGCCGACTAAGACAAGTCCAGCGAGAACTACTGCAGGAAACATGTCTCGCGTGGGAGAGAGGGATTGCGGCGGCGCTTACCAAGGAAGGAGAACCCGGCGGCTGAGCGCGGCAACCGGTGTTGGGGAAGAAGCTGCCCATACAAGCGGTGGAACGCCGGGCCGGAGAAGACGTTCCTCGTCTTGCTCCCGTTGGTTGCCTTGTGGATGGTCCAAGCTAGGCACGGGGCGTGGGCTTCGCCGAGCCCTTCTGGTTCATTG belongs to Triticum urartu cultivar G1812 chromosome 7, Tu2.1, whole genome shotgun sequence and includes:
- the LOC125518261 gene encoding uncharacterized protein LOC125518261, with the protein product MVDLTTLDPLQKEWWEMRWAEIMHERSVAAATDVASAAAIAAAATATGHGGRALNNEPEGLGEAHAPCLAWTIHKATNGSKTRNVFSGPAFHRLQQAWGQPSYARTFELETTNYIEVPIWLDQTADLTRASQIVFHPVLPPQQLHLPPHPWIFQLLRGLPLPGGNGHEAIAMAIRPDNRYWLGYFTFRTGRWHAFAGAEGFFENPIPLGFDSSYKTLVGGWKNLQYVPLGKTAAEQAVTALYWSNFGTKRTKKALKKSAAGLLVMFLEGHRFFPIRNHVEQHWNSDKPVFLSEKLARLVVNWSDISCSISYWAVTGDWASGDDAQYLIGLNIGVSTVGEALSTIYPILQATSCRQYP